The proteins below are encoded in one region of Dehalococcoidia bacterium:
- a CDS encoding cytidylate kinase-like family protein — translation MTAATVTFSVQLGSGGFAIARAVAEKLGYRYYDWEVTSQAAEMAGVSPDVVQQAERVPGFLERIMRRLSTAPALTAEEAVLEPAPAVMVSAVQSLTLDDYRQFIERVVRELADKGEAVIVGHAAQAILRERPGVFKVLILGSLRRRSERLAAEQGVSVEQAMATIKQSDKDRAELFKRAYHIDWLDAAVYDLCINTDTVPVDVGVEFVSAAARAMA, via the coding sequence ATGACCGCCGCAACAGTAACGTTCTCCGTCCAATTGGGTTCCGGCGGGTTTGCTATCGCCCGGGCGGTGGCCGAGAAGCTCGGGTACCGCTACTACGACTGGGAGGTGACGTCCCAGGCGGCCGAGATGGCGGGCGTCTCGCCAGACGTCGTACAGCAGGCGGAGCGGGTGCCGGGCTTCCTGGAGCGCATCATGCGCCGCCTTTCGACGGCGCCCGCCCTGACAGCGGAAGAGGCGGTGCTGGAGCCGGCGCCAGCCGTGATGGTCTCCGCGGTGCAAAGCCTGACGCTGGACGACTACCGGCAGTTCATCGAGCGGGTGGTGCGCGAACTGGCGGACAAGGGCGAGGCCGTGATCGTTGGCCACGCGGCGCAGGCGATCCTGCGAGAGCGCCCCGGCGTCTTCAAGGTGCTCATCCTCGGCTCGCTCCGGCGGCGCTCGGAGCGCCTGGCGGCCGAGCAGGGAGTGAGCGTCGAGCAGGCGATGGCGACCATCAAGCAGTCCGACAAGGACCGCGCCGAGCTCTTCAAGCGCGCCTATCACATCGACTGGCTCGACGCCGCGGTGTATGACCTCTGCATCAACACCGACACCGTGCCCGTGGATGTCGGCGTCGAGTTCGTGAGCGCGGCGGCCCGGGCGATGGCCTAG
- a CDS encoding MaoC family dehydratase, with product MSESDNVLGVKVGHRVSFSKTVSEKDIQAFAEVTGDLNPVHLDPEYASRTRFKERIAHGMLSAGFISAALGTRLAPHCTVVYLSQQLRFQRPVKIGDTITANCEVTALQPERRFVTVKTDCVNQAGEEVVTGEALVLLDEYRA from the coding sequence ATGAGCGAAAGCGACAACGTCCTCGGGGTGAAAGTCGGCCACAGGGTGTCGTTCAGCAAGACGGTGAGCGAGAAGGACATCCAGGCATTCGCGGAAGTCACCGGGGACCTCAACCCCGTGCACCTGGACCCTGAGTACGCATCCAGGACGCGCTTCAAGGAGCGCATTGCCCACGGCATGCTATCCGCGGGCTTCATCTCCGCCGCTCTCGGCACCAGGCTGGCGCCGCACTGCACGGTGGTTTACCTGTCGCAACAGCTGCGGTTCCAGCGGCCCGTGAAGATTGGCGATACCATAACGGCGAACTGCGAGGTAACGGCGCTACAGCCGGAACGCCGCTTCGTCACGGTGAAGACGGATTGCGTGAACCAGGCCGGCGAGGAGGTCGTGACCGGAGAGGCGCTGGTGCTGCTGGACGAATACCGCGCCTGA